The proteins below come from a single Bartonella schoenbuchensis R1 genomic window:
- a CDS encoding nitroreductase gives MANSTFDIFQSVLSRKSIRAFTDQPVEQETIKKILKLAARAPSGANLQPWQVIVITGDMLQKVGEELSQLVLSGVKGEREYHYYPRQWREPYLSRRRKVGLDLYKSLGIQKGEQEKMLRQHARNFSFFGAPVGLLFTMDQDMEIGSWLDLGMFMQTIMLVARGFGLDTCPQAAFADYHKQVCTLLSVSSEQRLICGMALGYRDANAPENNFETEREPIENFVRFV, from the coding sequence ATGGCTAATTCTACTTTTGATATTTTTCAATCTGTTTTGTCACGAAAATCAATTAGAGCTTTTACTGATCAGCCTGTTGAGCAGGAAACAATCAAGAAAATTTTAAAACTCGCAGCGCGAGCACCATCTGGAGCAAATCTTCAGCCTTGGCAAGTAATTGTTATAACAGGGGATATGTTGCAGAAAGTAGGGGAAGAACTTTCACAGCTTGTACTATCAGGTGTAAAAGGAGAGCGTGAATATCATTATTACCCTCGCCAATGGCGGGAGCCTTATCTTTCTCGGCGTCGAAAAGTTGGTTTGGATCTTTATAAAAGTCTTGGAATCCAGAAAGGTGAGCAGGAAAAAATGCTTCGCCAACATGCGCGAAATTTTTCATTTTTTGGTGCACCTGTTGGACTCTTGTTTACAATGGATCAAGATATGGAAATTGGTAGTTGGCTTGATTTAGGTATGTTTATGCAGACAATTATGTTAGTAGCGCGTGGATTTGGATTAGACACATGCCCTCAAGCAGCTTTTGCTGATTATCATAAGCAAGTTTGTACACTTTTATCAGTGTCTTCTGAGCAACGTCTTATATGTGGTATGGCGCTTGGTTATCGCGATGCAAATGCTCCAGAAAACAATTTTGAAACTGAACGCGAACCGATCGAAAATTTTGTACGTTTTGTTTGA
- the tsf gene encoding translation elongation factor Ts produces the protein MSITALQVKELRELSGAGMMDCKTALAETNGDMEAAVDWLRKKGIAKADKKAGRTAAEGLIGAVSKGLSAVLVEVNSETDFVARNDAFQEIVRNVAVAALDTQGSVESVSASIYPGSEKTIDATIKDAIGTIGENMTLRRSAKLSVKDGVVATYIHNSVADGLGKLGVIVAIETSGDKDAAVAFGRQVAMHIAATNPLALTAKDVDASAVEREKAIFSDQARQSGKPENIIEKMVEGRMRKFYEEVVLLSQAFVMNPDVTVEAALKDAGKSIGAPATITGFIRFALGDGVEKEETDFAAEVAAAAKS, from the coding sequence ATGAGCATTACTGCTTTACAAGTAAAAGAACTTCGCGAATTATCAGGGGCTGGTATGATGGATTGCAAAACAGCTCTGGCGGAAACTAATGGTGATATGGAAGCTGCGGTTGATTGGCTTCGTAAAAAGGGGATAGCCAAAGCGGATAAAAAAGCTGGACGTACGGCGGCTGAAGGGTTAATTGGTGCAGTATCGAAGGGTTTAAGTGCTGTTTTGGTTGAAGTAAATTCTGAGACAGATTTTGTTGCGCGCAATGATGCTTTTCAGGAAATTGTGCGTAATGTAGCAGTTGCTGCTTTGGATACACAAGGTAGCGTTGAATCTGTATCTGCATCTATTTATCCAGGCTCTGAAAAAACTATAGATGCAACAATTAAAGACGCAATCGGCACAATTGGTGAGAATATGACATTGCGTCGTTCGGCTAAACTATCTGTTAAAGATGGTGTTGTTGCTACTTATATTCATAATAGTGTGGCTGATGGTCTTGGCAAGCTTGGAGTTATCGTTGCTATTGAAACTTCAGGAGATAAAGATGCTGCTGTTGCTTTTGGTCGTCAGGTTGCAATGCATATTGCTGCAACAAATCCATTAGCGTTAACTGCAAAGGATGTTGATGCTAGTGCTGTTGAGCGTGAAAAAGCGATTTTTTCAGATCAAGCACGTCAATCTGGAAAGCCTGAAAATATTATCGAAAAAATGGTAGAAGGGCGTATGCGTAAATTTTACGAAGAGGTTGTTTTACTTTCTCAAGCCTTTGTTATGAATCCTGATGTTACTGTTGAGGCTGCTTTGAAGGATGCTGGAAAATCAATTGGGGCACCAGCAACGATCACTGGTTTTATTCGTTTTGCATTAGGTGATGGTGTGGAAAAAGAAGAAACTGATTTTGCTGCGGAAGTTGCGGCTGCAGCAAAGAGCTAA
- the frr gene encoding ribosome recycling factor, translating into MNVTSMMDDLKRRMDGAVSAFKHELSGLRTGRASASLLEPLTVEAYGSTVPIQQVANISVPEPRMLSVSVWDKTMVGAVERAIRDSGLGFNPITDGMNLRIPIPELNEERRKELVKIAHQYAEQARVAARHVRRDGMDNLKKLEKEGEISQDESRNLSEKVQKLTDETITDIDKILGVKEADIMQV; encoded by the coding sequence ATGAATGTTACATCGATGATGGATGATCTGAAACGTCGAATGGATGGCGCAGTTTCAGCTTTTAAACACGAATTGAGTGGTTTACGAACTGGGCGAGCTTCAGCCAGTTTATTAGAGCCATTAACAGTTGAGGCTTATGGTTCTACTGTGCCTATACAACAGGTTGCCAATATTTCTGTTCCAGAGCCGCGTATGCTTTCAGTTTCTGTATGGGATAAAACGATGGTAGGGGCTGTGGAGCGCGCTATTCGCGATTCTGGCCTTGGTTTCAATCCCATTACAGATGGTATGAATTTGCGTATTCCTATACCTGAATTAAATGAAGAACGCCGTAAGGAGCTCGTAAAAATTGCACATCAATATGCAGAACAAGCTCGTGTTGCCGCTCGTCATGTTCGTCGTGATGGTATGGATAATTTGAAAAAATTAGAAAAGGAAGGTGAAATTAGCCAAGATGAATCCCGTAATTTATCTGAAAAAGTTCAAAAACTTACAGATGAAACCATTACAGATATCGATAAGATTTTAGGTGTGAAAGAAGCAGATATTATGCAAGTTTAA
- the clpS gene encoding ATP-dependent Clp protease adapter ClpS: MILTEKPALHTMQNEKGKGWSEDKYDTIVIPQVKPKFQKPKLYRVLLLNDDYTPMDFVVFILESFFKKSFEETTRIMLNVHQNGVGECGVYTYEVAEMKVVQVMECARQNEHPLQCVME, from the coding sequence ATGATATTAACTGAAAAACCCGCACTTCATACTATGCAAAATGAAAAGGGCAAGGGCTGGAGTGAAGATAAATATGATACTATTGTTATACCTCAAGTTAAGCCGAAATTTCAAAAGCCTAAATTATACCGTGTTCTTTTGCTGAATGATGATTACACACCTATGGATTTTGTTGTTTTTATTTTGGAGAGCTTTTTTAAAAAAAGTTTTGAGGAAACAACTCGTATTATGTTAAACGTTCATCAAAATGGGGTAGGTGAATGCGGTGTTTATACCTATGAAGTGGCTGAAATGAAAGTTGTGCAAGTTATGGAGTGTGCACGTCAAAATGAACATCCATTACAATGTGTAATGGAATAA
- a CDS encoding HIT family protein has translation MKQLYDDNNIFAKLIRNEIPSVRVYEDNDVIAFMDIMPQAPGHTLVIPRKSCRNLLDADTEILFPVIKVVQKIANAVKKAFQADGVTVMQFNEAASQQTVYHLHFHIIPRMEGVELKPHNNVITPTEILKEHAQKIRSVL, from the coding sequence ATGAAACAATTATATGACGATAACAATATTTTTGCTAAATTGATTCGTAACGAAATTCCTTCTGTTCGTGTCTATGAAGATAATGATGTTATTGCATTTATGGACATCATGCCCCAAGCTCCAGGGCACACACTGGTTATTCCCCGAAAAAGCTGTAGAAATTTATTAGATGCAGATACGGAAATATTGTTTCCGGTCATTAAAGTTGTTCAAAAAATTGCTAATGCTGTTAAAAAAGCTTTTCAAGCGGATGGTGTAACAGTCATGCAATTTAATGAAGCAGCTAGTCAACAAACCGTTTACCATCTTCATTTCCATATTATACCACGGATGGAAGGAGTAGAACTTAAACCCCATAATAATGTCATAACGCCTACAGAAATACTCAAAGAACATGCACAAAAAATCCGATCAGTTCTTTAA
- a CDS encoding D-alanyl-D-alanine carboxypeptidase, which yields MYINWRKIAPFYKGIVTTFIVLTISYSSAKATPKEAYPDKYAAIVIDAHTGKTLFQANATLKRYPASLTKMMTLYMLFEAMEVRRVTPNTPIPISAYAAARPPTKIGFKAGQTISVEEAAKALITKSANDVATAVGEYLGGSEPKFARMMTVKARKLGMTNTRFANASGLPDARNYSTAKDMATLALALRKHFPQQYKLFKTTSFSFRGKTINNHNKLVKTIKGVDGIKTGYTQMSGSNLATSMHIEGRSIVAVVMGGKSSTERDIHMTNLLNRYLPRASRKKTNGYLVAAVSYNLPTGAATPIPVAKTNLTDLDDDVSALLTALAAQPNELNTAIAAVNQVIIPTPNPHKTTSGEIDKIITASLSTTGGWAIQIGSLPSKEQANSLLLKAKNTAYSALKHTSAHMQLFEKSGNRYYRARFVGFQSKKAAHDACSTLKKANFNCYTVIY from the coding sequence GTGTATATTAACTGGCGAAAAATTGCACCTTTCTACAAAGGAATAGTGACTACTTTTATTGTTCTAACTATTTCTTACTCTTCAGCAAAAGCTACTCCTAAAGAAGCTTACCCCGATAAATATGCGGCTATTGTTATAGATGCACACACAGGAAAGACCTTATTTCAAGCCAATGCAACTTTAAAACGTTATCCTGCCTCTTTAACAAAAATGATGACGTTGTACATGCTCTTTGAAGCTATGGAAGTACGTCGCGTAACGCCAAACACACCCATTCCTATTTCAGCTTACGCAGCTGCACGCCCACCAACGAAAATAGGCTTTAAAGCAGGTCAAACAATTTCTGTAGAAGAAGCTGCTAAAGCTCTTATTACCAAATCAGCAAATGATGTTGCTACTGCTGTAGGTGAATATCTTGGTGGCAGTGAACCAAAATTTGCTCGAATGATGACAGTGAAAGCCCGTAAACTTGGTATGACAAATACTCGTTTTGCAAATGCTTCAGGTCTTCCAGATGCACGCAATTACTCTACAGCAAAAGATATGGCCACTTTGGCATTAGCTTTACGTAAACATTTTCCCCAGCAGTATAAACTGTTTAAAACAACAAGTTTCTCTTTTCGTGGCAAAACAATTAACAACCATAATAAATTAGTAAAAACAATAAAAGGTGTTGACGGAATTAAAACAGGCTATACACAAATGTCAGGTTCTAATTTAGCCACGTCAATGCATATTGAAGGACGATCCATTGTTGCCGTGGTAATGGGAGGAAAATCATCTACAGAGCGTGATATTCACATGACTAACTTGTTGAACCGATATTTGCCAAGAGCAAGTCGTAAGAAAACAAATGGATATTTAGTAGCTGCAGTGTCTTATAATTTACCTACCGGAGCAGCCACCCCTATACCTGTCGCTAAAACAAATCTAACTGATTTAGATGATGATGTTTCTGCACTTCTAACAGCACTTGCTGCACAACCTAATGAATTAAACACAGCTATAGCTGCCGTAAATCAAGTGATTATACCAACTCCTAATCCTCACAAAACTACATCTGGGGAGATAGATAAGATCATTACTGCTTCTTTATCTACAACTGGTGGATGGGCCATTCAAATCGGTTCTCTTCCCAGTAAAGAACAGGCAAACTCTCTGCTTTTAAAAGCCAAGAATACAGCTTATTCAGCTCTAAAACATACATCTGCACATATGCAACTGTTTGAAAAAAGTGGAAATCGTTATTATCGTGCTCGATTTGTTGGCTTTCAATCAAAAAAAGCTGCGCACGATGCTTGTTCTACCCTAAAGAAAGCAAATTTTAACTGCTATACTGTAATCTATTAA
- the pyrH gene encoding UMP kinase, whose product MTLALRYKRILLKVSGEALMGGQSFGIDVSVADRIASDIAEVRAMGVEVAIVIGGGNIFRGVAVASRGGDRVTGDHMGMLATAINSLALRTSLTKLGVEAVVLSAITMPQICESFSQRKAISYMNQEKVVIFAGGTGNPFFTTDSAATLRAAEIGADVLLKGTQVDGIYSADPKIDPTAKRFDQLTHVEILKWGLSVMDTTAVTLARENNVPIIVFSIHEKGGLIKVLNGTGRFTIVSE is encoded by the coding sequence ATGACGTTAGCTCTTCGATATAAACGTATTCTATTAAAAGTGTCTGGTGAAGCACTTATGGGGGGGCAAAGTTTTGGAATTGATGTTTCAGTTGCAGATCGTATTGCTTCCGATATTGCTGAAGTGCGGGCAATGGGTGTGGAAGTCGCTATTGTTATAGGTGGTGGCAATATTTTTCGTGGGGTTGCTGTTGCTTCACGGGGTGGGGATCGTGTAACTGGCGATCATATGGGAATGCTTGCCACAGCTATTAATTCTTTAGCATTACGAACATCATTAACGAAATTGGGGGTTGAGGCGGTTGTACTGTCTGCGATTACGATGCCGCAAATTTGTGAAAGTTTTTCGCAGCGTAAAGCAATAAGTTATATGAATCAGGAGAAAGTTGTTATTTTTGCTGGTGGTACGGGTAATCCATTTTTTACGACTGATTCTGCTGCTACTTTGCGTGCGGCAGAAATTGGAGCGGATGTCTTATTGAAAGGAACGCAAGTGGATGGCATTTATTCTGCTGATCCAAAGATAGATCCTACGGCTAAGCGTTTTGATCAATTAACACATGTTGAGATTTTAAAATGGGGATTATCTGTTATGGATACGACAGCGGTAACTTTAGCGCGTGAAAATAATGTACCGATTATTGTTTTTTCTATTCATGAAAAAGGTGGTTTGATTAAGGTGTTGAATGGCACGGGTCGATTTACAATAGTGTCGGAATAA
- the rpoC gene encoding DNA-directed RNA polymerase subunit beta', which translates to MSHEVMNLFNPQVPTQTFDSIRISIASPEKILSWSYGEIKKPETINYRTFKPERDGLFCARIFGPIKDYECLCGKYKRMKYKGIICEKCGVEVTLSRVRRERMGHIELAAPVAHIWFLKSLPGRISTLLDLTLKDIERILYFENYIVTEPGLTSLKMHQLLSEEEYMLAIDEFGEDQFTAMIGAEAIYELLAAMELDKIANDLRVELAETTSELKQKKLIKRLKIVESFLESGNKPEWMIMKTIPVIPPDLRPLVPLDGGRFATSDLNDLYRRVINRNNRLKRLIELRAPGIIVRNEKRMVQEAVDALFDNGRRGRVITGANKRPLKSLSDMLKGKQGRFRQNLLGKRVDYSGRSVIVTGPELKLHQCGLPKKMALELFKPFIYARLDAKGYSSTVKQAKKLVEKEHPEVWDILDEVIREHPVLLNRAPTLHRLGIQAFEPVLIEGKAIQLHPLVCTAFNADFDGDQMAVHVPLSLEAQLEARVLMMSTNNILHPANGAPIIVPSQDMVLGLYYLSIVSDKEPGEGMAFADMGELYHALENKVVTLHTKIKGRFKNIDENGKEVAKLYDTTPGRLIIGELLPKNPNISFDIVNQEMTKKNISKIIDQVYRHCGQKETVIFCDRIMQLGFSHACRAGISFGKDDMVIPDSKSRLVAETEALAKEYEQQYNDGLITQGEKYNKVVDAWGKCTDRIADEMMKRIQAVVFDPKTGSQRQMNSIYMMSHSGARGSANQMRQLAGMRGLMAKPSGEIIETPIISNFKEGLTVNEYFNSTHGARKGLADTALKTANSGYLTRRLVDVAQDAIISAVDCGTVKGLTMQPIVDAGQIVASLGQRILGRTALFDILHPVSGEVILQGGAMIEEADVAKIEEAGIQSVQIRSALTCETRLGVCAKCYGRDLARGTPVNQGEAVGVIAAQSIGEPGTQLTMRTFHLGGTAQVVDSSYFEASYEGTVELRNRNVVRNSEGHLVVMGRNMAVIVKDETGKERVVHRISYGSRIFVDDGDVVKRGQRIAEWDPYTRPILTEVDGYIGFEDMIDGLSVTETADESTGITKRLVIDWRANPRSAELKPAIIIHADKKGEHIAKLHKGGEARYTMSVDTILSVELGSYVKAGDVIARLPLESAKTKDITGGLPRVAELFEARRPKDHAIIAEVSGTVRFGRGYKNKRRIIIEPNDANLEPVEYLIPKGKLFHLQEGDQIEKGDYILDGNPAPHDILAIKGVEALASYLVNEIQEVYRLQGVLINDKHIEVIVRQMLQKVEITESGDSGYIPGDNVDRIELDEINDNLIAEGKKPASGNPILLGITKASLQTPSFISAASFQETTRVLTEAAVSGKIDTLQGLKENVIVGRLIPAGTGGTIAQIRRIATIRDDLIVDEQRKSSHSEESKAMLTDMTANAAVE; encoded by the coding sequence ATGAGCCACGAGGTCATGAATCTTTTCAATCCTCAGGTACCAACGCAGACATTTGACTCTATTCGTATTTCAATTGCGAGTCCTGAGAAGATTCTGTCCTGGTCATATGGCGAGATCAAAAAGCCAGAGACTATTAATTATCGGACGTTTAAGCCAGAGCGTGATGGTCTTTTTTGTGCGCGTATATTTGGTCCTATTAAAGACTATGAATGTCTATGTGGCAAATATAAACGTATGAAATATAAAGGCATTATCTGTGAAAAGTGTGGTGTAGAAGTTACTCTTTCACGTGTGCGCCGTGAACGCATGGGGCATATTGAACTTGCAGCGCCAGTCGCTCATATTTGGTTCCTTAAATCATTACCGGGTCGTATTTCTACTCTTTTAGATTTAACTTTAAAGGATATCGAAAGAATTCTTTATTTTGAAAATTATATTGTTACCGAACCAGGTCTGACGTCGCTCAAAATGCACCAGCTTCTTTCCGAAGAAGAGTATATGTTGGCTATTGATGAATTTGGAGAGGACCAATTTACTGCTATGATTGGTGCAGAAGCTATTTATGAGCTTCTTGCTGCAATGGAGTTGGATAAAATAGCGAATGATTTACGCGTTGAATTGGCTGAAACGACTTCGGAATTAAAACAAAAAAAACTGATTAAACGGCTCAAGATTGTTGAAAGCTTCCTTGAATCCGGTAATAAACCGGAATGGATGATTATGAAAACAATTCCGGTGATTCCACCAGATTTACGTCCATTGGTTCCACTTGATGGTGGTCGTTTTGCAACATCGGATTTAAATGATCTCTATCGACGTGTTATAAATCGTAACAATCGTTTAAAACGACTAATTGAGCTGCGTGCTCCTGGAATTATTGTACGCAATGAAAAGCGTATGGTACAAGAAGCGGTTGATGCATTATTTGACAATGGTCGCCGTGGACGCGTGATTACTGGGGCGAATAAACGTCCATTAAAGTCACTTTCAGATATGCTAAAAGGTAAGCAAGGGCGTTTCCGTCAAAACTTACTTGGGAAGCGTGTTGATTATTCAGGTCGTTCAGTTATTGTGACAGGGCCTGAATTGAAATTGCATCAATGTGGTCTTCCTAAAAAGATGGCTCTCGAATTGTTTAAGCCATTCATTTATGCACGCCTTGATGCAAAGGGCTATTCATCAACTGTAAAACAAGCAAAAAAGCTTGTTGAAAAAGAACATCCGGAAGTTTGGGATATTTTGGATGAAGTTATTCGTGAACATCCTGTTTTGTTAAATCGTGCACCAACGCTTCATCGTCTAGGGATTCAAGCTTTTGAGCCTGTTTTGATTGAAGGAAAGGCGATACAACTTCACCCATTGGTGTGTACAGCTTTTAACGCGGATTTTGATGGCGATCAAATGGCAGTGCACGTTCCTCTTTCACTTGAAGCTCAGCTTGAAGCTCGTGTTTTAATGATGTCGACTAATAATATTCTACATCCAGCCAATGGTGCACCGATTATTGTTCCATCACAAGATATGGTTCTTGGTCTTTATTATCTTTCAATTGTTTCTGATAAAGAACCAGGTGAAGGAATGGCATTTGCTGATATGGGTGAGCTGTATCATGCTTTAGAGAATAAAGTTGTGACTCTTCATACGAAGATCAAAGGCCGTTTTAAAAATATAGATGAAAATGGTAAAGAGGTTGCCAAGCTTTACGATACAACGCCTGGTCGTTTGATTATTGGCGAGCTTTTGCCTAAAAATCCGAATATCTCATTTGATATTGTTAATCAGGAGATGACTAAAAAGAACATTTCTAAAATAATTGATCAAGTTTATCGGCATTGTGGGCAAAAAGAAACGGTTATTTTCTGTGATCGTATTATGCAACTTGGTTTTTCTCATGCTTGTCGTGCTGGTATTTCCTTTGGTAAAGATGATATGGTTATCCCCGATAGCAAGTCACGTTTGGTTGCAGAAACGGAAGCTTTGGCTAAGGAATATGAGCAGCAATATAATGATGGTTTGATTACACAAGGTGAAAAATATAACAAAGTTGTGGATGCCTGGGGTAAATGTACTGATCGCATTGCGGATGAAATGATGAAGCGTATTCAAGCTGTTGTATTTGATCCAAAGACAGGTTCTCAGCGGCAAATGAATTCAATCTACATGATGTCGCATTCGGGTGCGCGTGGTTCTGCTAATCAGATGAGGCAGTTAGCTGGTATGCGCGGATTAATGGCAAAACCATCTGGTGAAATTATCGAAACACCGATCATTTCTAATTTTAAAGAGGGTTTAACTGTTAACGAATACTTTAACTCGACCCATGGTGCTCGTAAGGGGCTTGCTGATACTGCATTAAAAACTGCTAACTCTGGTTATCTAACACGGCGTCTTGTTGATGTTGCGCAGGATGCTATTATTTCAGCGGTTGATTGTGGTACTGTAAAAGGTCTTACTATGCAGCCAATCGTTGATGCAGGACAGATTGTTGCATCGCTTGGTCAGAGAATCCTTGGTCGTACAGCACTTTTTGATATTTTGCACCCAGTTTCTGGTGAGGTTATTCTTCAGGGTGGTGCGATGATTGAAGAGGCTGATGTCGCTAAAATTGAAGAAGCTGGAATTCAGTCTGTTCAGATTCGTTCTGCTCTGACTTGTGAAACGCGTCTTGGTGTTTGTGCTAAATGTTATGGTCGTGATTTGGCACGTGGAACGCCAGTCAATCAAGGTGAAGCAGTTGGTGTGATTGCGGCTCAGTCAATTGGTGAGCCAGGAACGCAGCTTACCATGCGTACATTTCACTTAGGAGGAACGGCGCAGGTTGTTGATTCATCTTATTTTGAAGCGTCTTATGAAGGTACAGTAGAACTACGTAATCGTAATGTAGTTCGCAACTCTGAAGGCCACTTGGTGGTTATGGGGCGCAATATGGCTGTTATTGTCAAGGATGAGACTGGTAAAGAGCGTGTTGTGCATCGTATTAGCTATGGTTCACGCATTTTTGTTGATGATGGTGATGTTGTTAAACGTGGACAACGTATAGCAGAGTGGGATCCTTATACACGCCCAATTCTTACTGAAGTTGATGGCTATATAGGTTTTGAAGATATGATTGATGGTTTATCAGTAACTGAAACAGCTGATGAATCTACGGGGATTACGAAGCGCTTGGTGATTGATTGGCGTGCTAATCCACGCAGTGCTGAGCTAAAGCCAGCAATTATCATTCACGCAGATAAGAAAGGTGAGCATATTGCTAAATTGCACAAAGGGGGGGAAGCTCGTTACACGATGTCAGTGGATACTATCCTTTCTGTTGAGCTTGGTTCTTACGTTAAGGCGGGTGATGTTATTGCGCGTTTGCCACTGGAAAGTGCTAAGACCAAAGATATTACGGGTGGTTTACCACGTGTGGCTGAACTTTTCGAAGCGCGGCGTCCGAAAGATCACGCTATCATCGCTGAAGTTAGTGGTACAGTTCGATTTGGTCGGGGTTATAAAAATAAACGCCGTATTATTATTGAGCCAAATGATGCAAATCTTGAGCCAGTAGAATATTTAATTCCAAAGGGTAAGCTATTTCATTTACAAGAAGGCGATCAAATTGAAAAAGGTGATTATATTCTTGATGGCAACCCAGCACCTCATGATATTTTAGCAATTAAGGGTGTTGAAGCTTTGGCGTCTTACCTTGTTAATGAGATTCAAGAGGTTTATCGTTTACAGGGTGTTTTGATTAATGATAAGCACATTGAAGTGATCGTTCGTCAGATGTTGCAAAAAGTTGAAATTACAGAATCTGGAGATTCTGGTTATATTCCAGGTGACAATGTTGACCGTATTGAGTTAGATGAAATCAATGATAATTTAATTGCGGAAGGTAAAAAGCCTGCATCTGGTAATCCTATACTTCTTGGGATTACGAAAGCATCTCTTCAGACACCATCCTTTATTTCAGCAGCGTCATTTCAGGAAACAACTCGGGTGCTTACTGAAGCAGCAGTTTCAGGAAAGATTGATACTTTGCAAGGGTTGAAGGAGAATGTTATTGTTGGCCGGCTTATTCCTGCAGGTACAGGTGGCACAATCGCTCAAATTCGTCGTATTGCCACGATTCGTGATGATTTGATTGTAGATGAACAGCGTAAGTCTAGTCATAGTGAAGAAAGTAAAGCTATGTTGACGGATATGACGGCGAATGCTGCTGTTGAATAA
- a CDS encoding RidA family protein produces MTNLIESRLKKFGIVIPEAIQPIANYITTSQIGNQLFISGQLPLSCGKPVAIGKVGATVSAEQAKKSAEVCALNILAQIKLTLGDLSKIKRIIKITVFVAADPNFTDIPLVANGASDLFVNILGDAGKHARSAVGVCSLPMGVPVEVEAIIEI; encoded by the coding sequence ATGACCAACTTAATTGAAAGTCGTTTAAAAAAATTTGGTATTGTTATTCCTGAAGCAATACAACCCATTGCAAATTACATAACAACATCACAAATTGGTAATCAACTTTTCATTTCTGGCCAGCTACCACTGTCTTGTGGAAAACCAGTAGCAATCGGAAAAGTTGGCGCAACTGTCAGTGCTGAACAAGCAAAAAAGTCCGCAGAAGTATGTGCTCTTAATATCCTTGCACAAATAAAATTAACCCTTGGTGATTTAAGTAAAATAAAACGCATAATAAAAATTACTGTCTTTGTTGCAGCAGATCCTAATTTTACCGATATACCCCTTGTTGCTAATGGAGCTTCTGATCTATTTGTTAATATTCTCGGTGACGCAGGTAAACATGCTCGTTCTGCTGTCGGGGTCTGTTCTCTGCCTATGGGCGTTCCTGTAGAAGTAGAAGCTATTATAGAAATCTAG
- a CDS encoding cell envelope integrity EipB family protein, whose protein sequence is MIKPLFIIGLYNVLLCSAGAEKPIFLVPHRAIYDFQLESVSHEMSILGVSGRMVYELTGSACHGYTTRSRFVNRIYMKDAPIRLTDQQITSYETANSHEFRFNVQNKIGEDVSDNIEGVAERTKDGIIVKLKKPKEDVYKLATAEFPIMQLKTIIQQAKAARHFYHTAVFDGTDGANEVIKESIVIGDKKKLTSDSETKNLGKLSEESHWPVTISYFDDKKNKDGLPLYRTSFLLYENGIMRDLLIDYGGFSIRAKLKNFELLDLGKNSDTCNH, encoded by the coding sequence ATAATCAAGCCATTATTTATAATAGGTTTATACAATGTTCTTCTATGTTCCGCAGGAGCTGAAAAACCTATTTTTTTGGTACCTCATCGAGCTATTTACGATTTTCAACTTGAAAGTGTTTCTCATGAAATGTCGATCCTAGGAGTTTCTGGGCGGATGGTTTATGAGCTTACAGGTTCAGCATGTCATGGTTATACTACAAGGTCTCGTTTTGTGAACCGTATTTATATGAAAGATGCACCAATACGTTTAACAGATCAACAAATAACGAGTTATGAAACAGCTAATAGTCATGAATTTCGTTTTAATGTTCAAAATAAGATTGGAGAAGACGTTTCAGATAATATCGAAGGGGTGGCTGAGCGCACTAAAGATGGAATTATAGTTAAATTAAAAAAGCCAAAAGAGGATGTCTATAAACTTGCAACAGCTGAATTTCCAATTATGCAATTGAAAACTATTATTCAGCAGGCAAAAGCAGCTCGTCATTTTTATCACACAGCTGTATTTGATGGAACAGATGGTGCAAATGAAGTGATAAAAGAAAGCATAGTTATTGGAGACAAAAAGAAGCTAACATCTGATTCTGAAACAAAAAACTTGGGAAAATTAAGTGAGGAAAGCCATTGGCCTGTTACAATTTCTTATTTTGATGATAAAAAAAATAAAGATGGTTTGCCTCTTTATCGTACCAGCTTTCTTTTATATGAAAACGGTATTATGCGAGACTTGCTCATAGATTATGGGGGTTTTTCGATACGCGCAAAATTGAAAAATTTTGAACTACTCGATCTTGGAAAGAATTCTGATACTTGCAATCATTAA